A region of Staphylococcus sp. IVB6181 DNA encodes the following proteins:
- a CDS encoding M20 family metallopeptidase produces the protein MTQSELEFVTEHRRHLHQNPELSLEEHETTAHLIAFLESIGVPYERPLETGVIAYLQGNGDHTVAFRADIDALPIQEENEVAFKSSKANVMHACGHDGHTTALMLFVRRCKALYDEGKLPQNVVFIFQPAEETGAGANRLIKAGAFDNYPIEAVFGIHVMPFNDEGTVTILNEEITASATEYRFFLKGQSSHVANKEQGKSCGEALTHVLNQVGQIQQYHLNGLQRNIVHMGRFNAGEAINTVPSNGYLEGTIRTYDTNDLQAVMDQMTKIAQSVQLLFGVNCEVKFEEGYPPTYNDPSLHDGVVRALKAADFNVVEMDKPYLFGEDFSFYSQIAPSYFAFVGIRNEAKDWVHGLHTPKLNFDEGQLIRIADYYENLLFQYNKEVTS, from the coding sequence ATGACACAAAGTGAATTAGAATTTGTAACTGAACATCGTCGCCATTTGCATCAAAACCCAGAATTAAGTTTAGAAGAACATGAAACAACTGCACATCTTATTGCTTTCTTAGAGTCTATCGGTGTTCCTTATGAAAGACCGTTAGAAACCGGTGTAATTGCTTACCTTCAAGGCAACGGTGATCATACGGTTGCTTTCAGAGCAGATATTGATGCCTTGCCGATCCAAGAGGAAAATGAAGTTGCATTCAAAAGCAGTAAAGCAAATGTTATGCATGCGTGCGGCCATGATGGACATACTACTGCCCTAATGTTGTTCGTTAGACGCTGTAAAGCTTTATATGATGAAGGCAAATTACCGCAAAATGTTGTCTTTATTTTCCAACCAGCTGAAGAAACTGGTGCCGGTGCCAATCGATTAATCAAAGCCGGTGCGTTTGATAACTACCCGATTGAAGCGGTATTCGGTATTCATGTGATGCCTTTCAATGATGAAGGTACTGTGACAATTTTGAATGAAGAAATTACAGCAAGTGCAACAGAGTATCGTTTCTTCTTAAAAGGACAATCCAGTCATGTTGCAAATAAAGAACAAGGCAAATCATGCGGAGAAGCTTTAACACATGTATTAAATCAAGTCGGTCAAATTCAGCAATACCACTTAAACGGTTTGCAACGCAATATTGTGCATATGGGAAGATTCAATGCTGGCGAAGCCATTAATACTGTACCAAGCAACGGTTATTTAGAAGGTACAATCCGTACGTATGATACGAATGATTTGCAAGCAGTTATGGATCAAATGACTAAAATAGCACAAAGTGTCCAATTATTATTCGGTGTTAACTGTGAAGTGAAATTCGAGGAAGGTTATCCCCCTACTTATAATGACCCTAGCTTGCATGATGGTGTAGTACGTGCACTTAAAGCAGCAGACTTTAATGTGGTTGAAATGGATAAACCTTATTTATTCGGTGAAGACTTCAGCTTCTACAGCCAAATTGCGCCAAGTTATTTTGCATTTGTAGGAATTAGAAATGAAGCCAAAGATTGGGTACATGGTCTTCATACACCGAAACTTAACTTTGATGAAGGACAATTAATCAGAATTGCAGATTACTATGAAAATCTATTATTCCAATATAACAAGGAGGTCACTTCATGA
- the dapD gene encoding 2,3,4,5-tetrahydropyridine-2,6-dicarboxylate N-acetyltransferase, translated as MAKDLTAEEIIQYISDAKKSTPLKVYINGALGQVSYPESFKVFGSENSKVIFCEADDWDKFYEENKNYIEDVEIEMDRRNSAIPLKDLRNTNARIEPGAFIREQAIIEDGAVVMMGATINIGAVVGEGTMIDMNATLGGRATTGKNVHVGAGAVLAGVIEPPSASPVVIEDNVLIGANAVILEGVRVGEGAIVAAGAIVTQDVPAGAVVAGTPAKVIKQTSEVEDSKREIVSALRKLND; from the coding sequence ATGGCAAAAGATTTAACGGCAGAAGAAATTATTCAATATATTAGTGATGCGAAGAAATCAACACCACTAAAAGTATATATTAACGGTGCTTTAGGACAAGTGAGCTACCCTGAATCATTCAAAGTATTCGGCAGCGAAAATTCAAAAGTGATTTTCTGTGAAGCTGACGATTGGGATAAATTCTATGAAGAAAATAAAAACTATATTGAAGATGTAGAAATTGAAATGGATCGCCGCAATTCAGCAATTCCATTAAAAGATTTACGCAATACAAATGCACGTATCGAACCAGGTGCATTCATCCGTGAACAAGCAATTATCGAAGACGGCGCTGTTGTTATGATGGGTGCGACAATCAATATCGGTGCAGTTGTCGGCGAAGGTACTATGATTGATATGAACGCAACATTAGGCGGCAGAGCTACAACAGGTAAAAATGTACACGTAGGTGCAGGTGCAGTACTTGCTGGTGTAATCGAACCTCCAAGTGCATCCCCTGTCGTTATCGAAGATAATGTATTAATCGGTGCCAATGCCGTAATTTTAGAAGGCGTACGTGTCGGTGAAGGTGCAATTGTTGCGGCTGGCGCAATTGTAACGCAAGATGTACCAGCAGGCGCAGTTGTAGCAGGTACACCTGCCAAAGTCATTAAACAAACATCTGAAGTTGAAGATTCAAAACGCGAAATCGTATCAGCTTTACGTAAATTAAATGACTAA
- the dapB gene encoding 4-hydroxy-tetrahydrodipicolinate reductase encodes MKILLIGYGAMNQRVARLAEEQGHEITGIIVPDPDSNYPYPAFNQISEAKDAEVAIDFSNPELLLPLLDQDFKLPVVVATTGEKEKIIAKLKELSENMPVFFSANMSYGIHVMTKLLELAVPLLQGYDIELIEAHHNKKVDAPSGTLIKLLDVIKEVKDEVNPVYDRSQTTERRKPEDIGISAVRGGTIVGEHEVLFAGVDETIELTHRAQSKDIFANGAIKAAERLVTKSNGYYTFDNLNN; translated from the coding sequence ATGAAAATTTTATTAATCGGATATGGTGCGATGAACCAACGTGTAGCTAGATTAGCTGAAGAGCAAGGTCATGAAATTACAGGGATTATTGTTCCTGATCCAGACAGCAATTATCCCTACCCTGCTTTCAATCAAATCAGCGAAGCAAAAGATGCTGAAGTCGCAATCGACTTTTCTAATCCGGAATTATTATTACCTTTATTAGATCAAGACTTCAAATTACCGGTTGTTGTTGCGACAACAGGCGAAAAAGAAAAAATCATTGCGAAATTAAAAGAACTTAGTGAAAATATGCCGGTATTCTTCAGTGCGAATATGAGTTACGGCATTCATGTGATGACGAAATTATTAGAATTAGCCGTACCTTTATTACAAGGCTATGATATTGAATTAATTGAAGCACATCATAATAAAAAAGTAGATGCACCAAGCGGTACATTGATTAAATTATTAGATGTTATTAAAGAAGTAAAAGACGAAGTCAATCCTGTATATGACCGTTCACAAACGACTGAACGAAGAAAACCGGAAGATATCGGTATCAGTGCAGTCCGCGGCGGTACAATTGTCGGGGAACATGAAGTATTATTTGCAGGTGTCGACGAAACCATCGAATTAACTCACCGTGCGCAATCTAAAGATATCTTTGCGAACGGCGCAATTAAAGCAGCAGAACGATTGGTTACAAAATCAAATGGGTATTATACATTTGACAATTTAAATAATTAA
- the dapA gene encoding 4-hydroxy-tetrahydrodipicolinate synthase encodes MSRLFEGVGVALTTPFTDNEVDYEALEQHVQYLLDNNIQAIVVNGTTAENPTLTQDEKEQVLKAVIKQVDGKAAIIAGTGTNSTQKSLDASLRAKELGADGIMLITPYYNKTSQRGLIAHFTTIANAVELPVVLYNVPSRTNMTIEVETMVELAKNPYIVALKDATNDFDYHRALKERLDLSEFTLYSGNDDNVVRYYAEGGHGVISVVANVIPGDFQALYEKAKRGEAIDKDFEPISRLLNALSVDVNPIPIKALTAVEGFGKYEVRLPLVTLEESDRKQLETAYAKYKAGEL; translated from the coding sequence ATGAGTCGTTTATTTGAAGGAGTCGGAGTAGCATTAACTACCCCATTCACAGATAACGAAGTGGATTATGAAGCATTAGAACAACATGTACAATATTTATTAGACAACAATATCCAAGCTATCGTGGTAAATGGTACCACTGCAGAGAACCCTACATTAACACAAGATGAAAAAGAACAAGTATTGAAAGCTGTAATCAAACAAGTTGATGGCAAAGCAGCAATTATTGCTGGGACAGGTACAAACTCTACACAAAAATCTTTAGATGCATCATTACGTGCAAAAGAATTAGGTGCAGACGGTATCATGTTAATCACACCTTACTATAATAAAACAAGCCAACGCGGCTTAATTGCACATTTCACTACTATCGCAAATGCAGTAGAACTACCGGTTGTCTTATATAATGTACCATCAAGAACGAATATGACAATTGAAGTCGAAACAATGGTTGAACTTGCGAAAAACCCTTACATTGTAGCACTAAAAGATGCGACAAATGATTTCGACTATCACCGTGCATTAAAAGAACGTTTAGATTTATCAGAGTTCACACTTTACAGCGGTAACGATGATAACGTAGTACGTTATTATGCAGAAGGCGGTCATGGTGTCATTTCTGTAGTTGCGAATGTGATTCCAGGCGATTTCCAAGCTTTATATGAAAAAGCTAAACGCGGCGAAGCAATCGACAAAGACTTTGAACCGATCAGCCGTTTATTAAATGCATTGTCAGTAGACGTCAACCCTATTCCAATCAAAGCATTGACTGCGGTTGAAGGTTTCGGAAAATATGAAGTGCGTTTGCCTTTAGTAACACTTGAAGAATCTGATCGCAAACAACTTGAAACAGCTTATGCCAAATATAAAGCGGGTGAACTTTAA
- a CDS encoding aspartate-semialdehyde dehydrogenase: protein MTKLAIAGATGLVGSKMLETVDRKNIPFDELVLFSSARSAGKEIEFQGKTYTVQELTEEAAKEHYDYVLMSAGGATSEHFSPIFEEAGAIVIDNSSQWRMHDDVDLVVPEVNAPKFTRGIIANPNCSTIQSVVPLKPLQDKFGLKRVAYTTYQAVSGSGYAGKDDLLNGEKGEAPKTYPHPIYNNVLPHIDVFLENGYTKEEQKMIDETRKILNLPDLKVTATCVRVPVLDSHSVEMDVTLDKPATVKEIQELFDNDDRVVLIDNPENNEYPLAINSTGKDEVFVGRIRQDDSLDNTFHIWVTSDNLLKGAALNTVQILEQVLSMKGVS from the coding sequence ATGACAAAATTAGCAATCGCAGGAGCAACAGGATTAGTTGGTAGTAAAATGTTAGAAACAGTTGACCGTAAAAATATTCCATTTGATGAACTTGTATTATTTTCTTCAGCAAGATCTGCTGGTAAAGAAATCGAGTTCCAAGGTAAAACATATACTGTTCAAGAATTAACAGAAGAAGCGGCAAAAGAACATTATGATTATGTATTAATGAGTGCCGGCGGCGCAACAAGCGAACACTTCTCCCCTATTTTTGAAGAAGCAGGCGCTATCGTTATCGATAACTCAAGCCAATGGAGAATGCATGATGATGTAGATTTAGTTGTACCTGAAGTGAACGCACCTAAATTCACTAGAGGCATCATCGCTAACCCGAACTGCTCAACAATCCAATCTGTCGTACCTTTAAAACCATTACAAGACAAATTCGGTTTAAAACGTGTTGCTTATACAACATATCAAGCAGTATCAGGTTCAGGTTATGCAGGTAAAGATGACTTGTTGAACGGTGAAAAAGGAGAAGCACCAAAAACTTATCCTCACCCTATTTATAACAACGTATTACCGCATATCGATGTGTTCTTAGAAAATGGTTATACAAAAGAAGAACAAAAAATGATTGATGAAACACGTAAAATTTTAAACTTGCCTGATTTAAAAGTAACAGCAACTTGTGTGCGTGTACCTGTATTAGACAGCCACAGTGTTGAAATGGACGTTACTTTAGATAAACCAGCGACAGTAAAAGAAATCCAAGAATTATTCGATAATGATGATCGTGTCGTACTTATCGATAATCCGGAAAACAATGAATATCCTTTAGCAATCAATTCAACTGGTAAAGATGAAGTGTTTGTCGGACGTATCCGTCAAGATGATTCATTAGATAACACATTCCATATTTGGGTAACATCAGATAACTTGCTTAAAGGTGCAGCATTGAACACAGTACAAATTCTAGAACAAGTTTTATCAATGAAAGGAGTTTCTTAA
- a CDS encoding aspartate kinase — protein sequence MKRSVLKFGGSSVSDFTKIKNIAEMLKERINNDEQLIVVVSAMGKTTDQLMENVAALTSAPKQQELALLLTTGEQQTVSYLSMVLNDIGVNARAMTGYQAGIKTVGHHLKSKIAEINPETFDKAFETNDVLVVAGFQGINDEFELTTLGRGGSDTTAVALAAANDTPCEIYTDVDGVYATDPRIYKDAKRLSFVSYEEMMEMSALGAGVLETRSVELANNYNIPLYLGRTLSNVEGTWIMSQTELLEKKAVTGVALDRNMMHVTISYPLSDNQLLTDLFTELEVGQVNVDMISQIVNVEGLQLSFTIKDTDLTQIQSIFDKLSESYQALDFKLNDAYAKISLIGSGMRDISGVASKAFISLINAKIPFYQTTTSEISISYVIDAENGERGVKELYETFDI from the coding sequence ATGAAGAGAAGTGTTTTAAAATTCGGCGGTTCGTCTGTCAGTGATTTTACGAAAATTAAAAATATTGCTGAAATGCTGAAAGAAAGAATAAATAATGACGAACAATTAATTGTCGTGGTCAGTGCAATGGGAAAAACAACTGACCAATTAATGGAAAATGTAGCTGCGCTTACCAGTGCACCGAAACAACAAGAGCTCGCCCTCTTATTAACCACTGGTGAACAGCAAACGGTTTCCTATTTGTCTATGGTACTCAATGATATTGGGGTGAATGCCAGAGCAATGACAGGTTATCAAGCCGGAATTAAAACAGTTGGACATCATCTGAAAAGTAAGATTGCAGAAATCAATCCAGAGACTTTTGATAAGGCATTTGAAACGAATGATGTTTTAGTTGTAGCAGGATTCCAAGGCATCAATGATGAATTCGAACTGACAACTTTAGGCAGAGGCGGATCTGATACAACAGCTGTTGCGCTTGCTGCAGCAAATGATACACCGTGCGAAATTTATACAGATGTAGACGGTGTGTATGCTACCGACCCTCGAATTTATAAAGATGCTAAGCGGTTAAGCTTTGTTTCTTACGAAGAAATGATGGAAATGAGTGCACTTGGTGCTGGGGTTTTAGAAACACGAAGTGTGGAATTAGCCAATAATTACAACATTCCATTGTATTTAGGAAGAACTTTATCAAATGTGGAAGGAACGTGGATTATGTCACAAACAGAATTATTAGAGAAAAAAGCAGTAACAGGTGTAGCGTTGGATAGAAACATGATGCATGTCACTATCAGCTATCCCCTATCAGACAATCAACTATTAACGGACTTGTTTACAGAATTAGAAGTGGGTCAAGTCAACGTTGATATGATTTCGCAAATTGTAAATGTTGAAGGCTTGCAGCTTTCATTCACAATTAAAGATACAGATTTAACGCAAATCCAAAGTATTTTTGATAAATTGTCAGAAAGTTACCAAGCTTTAGACTTCAAATTAAATGATGCTTACGCTAAAATTTCATTGATTGGGTCAGGAATGAGAGATATATCTGGCGTTGCATCTAAAGCTTTCATCAGTTTGATTAATGCAAAGATTCCATTTTATCAGACGACAACATCTGAAATCAGTATTTCATATGTTATTGATGCTGAAAATGGAGAACGTGGAGTTAAAGAACTTTATGAAACATTTGATATTTAA